CAGCAAAAAGCGGCTCTTCCCGTTTTTGACGGTACTGTTTGTCTGCCAGCGCCATTACTGAATGATAGTCACCTGTTGCACGTGCGAAAACCAGCAGGTTTTGCAATACCATACCAATATGACGCCCCGTCGCGGGTACAATTGATAATAGCCTCGACAAACAGGGAAAAGCGCGGCGTGGCTGCGAACCCTGAAGTTCGGCGACGCTCGTCATCAAAAGCAGCTCCACCCCTTTGGGATGGGTTTTAAGCAGTTTAGCGCCAATGGCCGCTGCCCTGTCAAACTCTCGTGCCGCCATCGCTTCCTTCATTAAGGATAGCGATTCTTTTTTTTGCGTTTGCTTCATAACAATATCCCGAAGCATTTTTCAACCGTGGTGACATTTCCCCCGAAATTCCCCAGCGTTGCAATGACCTTAAGTCATTTATACCGCAATGCACAGTCTAAAAATATTTCAATGTCACAAATAATCCACAAAAAATAAATCCGGCTGTTAAAAGCCGGATTTATCAACGGATAATAGATAACAATCTTCAAGTCACTTTTTGTGGCCGTCGCCGCAACATGTTTTTGGACGCCAAAAGCGCCCCACCAACAATTAGCAAACACCCCCAGATAACCGCCGGACTGGCGGGCGCACGGCCAACGGCGATTAAAATCAGGGTTGATAACAACGGGGCAGCATAGGCCGACACGCCAAGCACCTGAATATCGCCATGTTTGGTGCCGTAATCCCAAACGAAAAATGCCACCCCAACCGGTCCGAGACCCAACCCGGCAATCGCAAGCCACTGTGTGGCATCGGGTGTCACCCAGGTTTCAAGCAAACCGTGCGTGATAAAACCCAATATCGCCGCCCCGGCACAAAACCCGCAAACGGCCTCGACCGGGACAGCGCGATAGCGACGGTTCAAAACCGAATAACCGGACCACAAAATTGAACATACCAATGCCGCGCCATAGCCAATGGCAAATGCGGGATCAAACCGAACCCCCTGCCCCTTGCTGACAAGCACCGCAGCCCCGCCCAAACCACATATGGCCCCGGCAATATGAAACCATCGCAACCTTTCACCCGGCAGCAGGGCAGAAAGCAAAACAATAAACAAAGGCCATAAATAGGCGATAAGGCTGGCATCAACAGCAGGTGCATTGGCCAGGGCGACAAAATAGAAAAAATGATACCCAAACAACCCGCCAACCGACAAAACCCACGCCCCTACCGGCTGCCGCAGCGCCCGAAAAGCCGACAGGCCCTTACGGGAAATCCACAGGCCACTAAAAATGGCGGCAATCGCAAAGCACAGGCTGACCAGTTGAAACGGCGGAATGGATTTTACCTGTGTGGTAAACAGGGCCAGCAAGGCCCACAACAAAACAGCAATCGTCCCAATCAGGGTTGCCCGGGTTTTAGACTCAAGCAAAGACATCGTCGTTTTCCATCAGATGCGTCACATATATGGCTGGGCATCCTAAAAGCAGGTTTAAGATGTGTCTTTGCTCAAACTCCTGTTTTACAGGGTTATCATGTGCCGCACACCCGGCATTGTTTGCGATATTGCGCAGGTGAAAGCCCAAAACGGCGCGAAAAGGCCCGTGAAAAGGCTGCCTGATCCTGGAAGCCAGCCTGCCGTGCAATCTCGCCGATGGTGTCGGTATTGTTGTGATCCGTCAGCAGATCACGCCCGCAATCCAGCCGCAACGCCGCCAGCCAGCGCATGGGAGAGCAGCCGATATGCCGTTCAAACGCAGCAAAAAGCGCACTTTCAGACAAGGCGGCAATCCGGGCCATCCCGGCGATGCTAACAGGTTCACCCAAGCGTGCACTGGCCCATTCCATTGCCCGCGCCACCCGTGGCGGAATGCCACCTTCCTGTTCTTGCTGCTTATCATGCCTGACGCTTCTGACCTGCGGCCCCATATGGGCAGCGCGCAAAAGATCCGTTAGAAAAGGCAGCATATTATACTGGCCGGTCATACTCCGCGCGTTTGCATACCCATCCAGGGCCATATCAACATTCGCCGCCGACACAAGGGGAAAACCCGCCCCTATTTGGCACGAAGACCCCAAACCGGTATCACCAAAAGACGATTTCGCCGCTAGTAAATTTTCAAGATCACCAAAACGGATATCGCGTGCCACCGAAAGGTAGGCCCCGCCACCTGCCTTGCGCCAAAGCTGCTCTAGCCCCGCATTTTCGGCCAGCTGGGCATCCAGATCGATCACCAGAAACCGGTTCATGCCCTGGGCACGATAAGCATGCTTCGCCCCCGCCGGAACAAAGGCAATTTGCCGCCCCCGAACCTCGCCCCCTGCCCCATCAACATCCAAATCCAAAACACCATGATGCGAAATGATGATCTGATGAAAATCATCATGACTATGCGTCAAGGTTTCGGACCGATAATTGCGAAAACTAAGCAAGATTTCTTTCCTGTTTCGGCATCTCTGAACGCTTTGAACCAAATAGTCCGGGGACAAGGCGGATTTTGCGACACATTATCGTGATTAATCAAGCGGGCAAATTGCCACGTATAAAATCCAAATGTTCAAATTTGGCGAAATAAGCAGCCATCACAAATTTCTATCTGCTTATAGACCCCAACAAGAAAACAATTATGCAGGCAAAGCACGAGCACCGCAGCGAATTACGCCGCTATGTCATCGCAATGGCGGGCATGGCAACCATCGATTTTTGTTTTACCGGTGCCTATGCCCTGATTTCAGGGCATAGCAGCGTTCTATTACGTGCAGTAACGCTGAATATCGTCATTCTAATCGGCATCAATGCACTTGGTGCAACCCTGTTGTTCCGACCCATCAACCGGGCGATTAAAGGCCTGCAATACGGCCATCAAACCAATCTTTTAGCCGCAAAAAAACGGTTAAACAGCCTGCATGTCCATTCCACATTATGGGCGTTCTGCGTTGGGCTGATTTATTGTAGTGCAGCCTTTGGCAGTGGTGTTTTTCTTATTCATGATCCCGCACTTGCCAGCACCGTACCGCTGGCAACACGCATAACAGCGGGTTTATGGTTCAGCTTTGCCTATGCCGCACATTTTGCCATTTACGCCTACTTTGCCGCCCTGGACCGGGCCGAAACCGTGCGCCGCAATATGTTCGAAAACTGGCAAGTAACGTTTGACCCCGGCCAGGCCCGCATCGGGCCACGTTTGGCCATTGTCTTTCTACTGTTAACCCTGATCTCATCACTCGCCATTTTGCTGGACCTGACCCTGTTTCCCGAAATCAGGGCATTGCAAGGACTGTCGATACAGCAGGCCGTGATGCTGGATGTGATTGCAACCGAAACGGCAGCCATTCTGTGCCTGTTCTTTATTAACCGCACGCTTACCCGCCCCATCCGCTATCTGCGCGATGCGGTACAAAAAATTGCCCAGGCTGATTTCACGGCCCGCAGCCCGATTGCCAGTGACGACGAAATCGGCCAGCTTGCCGCTGAATTCAACCACATGGCTGCAGGTCTTGCCGAACGCGAAAATATGCGCCGCGCCTTTGAACGCTATGTCAGCCGTGACGTTGTGGAACTGGCCCTGAAACGCGAACAAAACGGCGACCCGCGTGCAGCAGGCGAACTCAGATTTGCCACAGTGATGTTTTGCGACATCAGCGATTTTACCGCCATGTCGGAAAAACTGGCACCACAACAGGTTATCAGCCTGTTGAATGACTATTTTGACCAGGTCAATGCGCCCATTCGCCATCACGGTGGCGTTGTCATGAATTATGTCGGTGATGCCCTGCATGCCGCCTTCAATGTGCTGCATGATGACCCCGATCACGCAATACATGCCCTAAATGCCGCCTTGGTCATTCGCCAAATTACCCAAAATTCCCGTTTTGGGGACAACAATCTGATCATGAAAACCAGAATTGGCATTCATTCGGGACCAGTTGTGGCGGGGCCGGTTGGCTCCAATGATCGCATCGATTTCACCATACAGGGCGATACGGCCAATCTGGCGTCCCGGCTGGAAAATTATAACAAGGAAACTGGGACCGAAATTCTAATCAGCAAAACAACCCACGATTTGATTATCGCCAATACCGGCCTACAGAAGGATGTAAGCTTTATTGATTTGGGCGAACACGCCATGCGCGGCCGCCAGAAACATATCGGGCTTTTCACAGTGGCAGATGCCGATATGCCCGCCCGACCAGCGCAAAGCTAGCATCACATAACAGCCCGGCTCAATTGGCATCATGGCAGAAATCGCTACAAGGCGTTTGTCATCCTGTCATGACCCAGGATGTTATCGCGCACGATCTGACGATAGCGGGCGGGTGAAACACCAACTATATAACCAAAACGGGTGGTAAAATGCGCCTGACTGGAAAAACCACACGCCACGGCAATTTCAGCCAACCCCAATTGACCGTCCTGCAACATATGGCGAGACTGTTCGACCCGTTTGCGCAACACAAACTGGTGCGGGGCCTCGCCAAGCGAGACACGAAACATGCGCGAAAAATGAAAAACCGATAAACCCGCCACCCTTGCAAGGTCATCTAGCGTAATGGCACGTTCCAGATGTGCGGCAATATAATCGGTCACCCGCCGACGCACCACCGCACTTAACCCGCCGCGAATATTGATGATGCCGGGTTTCTGTGCAGTATAATGCGACAATAAATGCCCCACCAGGCCATATCCCGCCGTCGACATAACAAGACGATCCGCCGGCGCACTCCAGTCAAGCGGCACAATAACCCGGCGCACCATTTTTTCGACTGCCGGATCAATCCAGAAAACCTTTTCGGTTAATTCTATTCGGGCGGGGTCTTTGTCCAGTGTTTCAATCACGGCGCGGTTCCAAGCCGCTACTGGAATATAAAGATGAAACAGCTCCACCTCGCCCCGCACCATCCAGTCTGACGACACATGGGCGGGCATCACACACACGCGCCCGGGCCCGTCCCCCGATAATGGCACCGCGCCCTGTTCGCGCAAAATGCCCGTTCCACCATCAAGATACAGGCTGAGTGTGTGGTGATCCGGGTTGTCATAACGGCTTTGCGCATAAGAATTTCGCCGCCAGCGAACTGCGGAAATTTCGTCACCAAAATCCCCTGCAGATACAATGTCGGCATTGTTTTTCAGTTCATTAAAAACGGTATAATTCTGATAGCGGGGCGTTGTCATTTAATCAGAAATTCCAAAGGCGGGGCAGACAAACCATGTCCTTATACTGCCCCGCCAAGCCGGATTTGACCAGCCTCGCCCTGATTATTGGGCATTTTTGCGCAAGATTATAAAAAAAACCGCAATATCGTGAAAGCCATGCAACAAATTTCAGCCTATATCTACCATCAATAATATGATGAGTAAGAGTGCCCCATGACCGCTGCCCTGTTCGCCATTGTCACCCTGTGCTGGGGATTTACCTGGTACGCCATCAAACTGCAACTTGGTGCGATACCGATTGAAATATCGATATTCTACCGATTTGCACTTGCCGCAGCGGTTCTTGCGGCCTTTATGGCCCTAACCGGTCGCCTGCGACCTGTGCCGTGGCGGGCCCATCCGTGGATATTTCTGTTGGGCTGCGGGCTTTTCGCCATCAACTTCATTTTGATGTATACCGCCTCGTCCTATATCGCCAGCGGCATTATCGCCGTATTATTTACCACATCGACCATCTTTAATGCCCTGGGCAACTGGGTGTTTTACGGCCAGCGCCCCGGTATGCGCTTTGTCGGCGGTGCCATACTGGGTTTGGGCGGTATCGTTTGCCTGTTTGCCAACCAGCTGGCAACGCTGTCGCACAATGCAGCGGCCATTACCGGCATGGCCTGTGCCCTCGGTGGCACGGCGGTTTTCGCGGCTGGCAATATGGTATCGGTAAAATTGCACAAAATGGGCATCCCCACCCGCGATGCCGTCGTGCGCGGCATGGCCTATGGTGCAGCGTTGTTGCTGGTATTTAGTTTGTTGCGCGGTGAAGTGCCGGTTTTACCGATGGATCCCTATTACATTGCCGGGTTGCTTTATCTGGCTATTCCAGGCTCGATCATTGCGTTTTTGGCCTATCTGGCGCTGGTTAACCGGGTTGGCGCGGGCAAGGCGGCCTATGTCACGGTCCTGTTTCCTGTCGTGGCGCTTACGGTTTCAACCTTTCTTGAAGGCTATATCTGGACGCCAACAGGGGCTGCGGGGCTTGCGTTAATTTTACTGGGTAACATCACCATTTTTGCCCGTATACCGACGCGCAAACGCAAAATACCGGCACCAGAGATCGCACAATGAAAAGGTGATCTCCCGTCACAACACCCGCCTTTTCTGAATAAAACCTCAGGTCCGAAAACGGCGAGCACGGGCTAGAAACCCGAACTACCCTTCTGGAATTGCACCCACAACCTTTGCTCAGGTTTGCAGTTCCAGGAGGACAAAAATGCCCAAAAGCCCCATCAGCACCAAAGCCACCCCTATCAACTTTCCACACGAATCATCGCCTGGCCTTGAACCAGCCCCACAATGGCCCAACTGGTTTGACCGTATTCTTAATGGCGTAAACGATTTGATAAAAAACTGGGCCCTGTGCCAAATCCGCCGAAGAAACACATTGCGCATCGAAGACATGACAG
The Thalassospira sp. TSL5-1 genome window above contains:
- a CDS encoding DMT family transporter encodes the protein MTAALFAIVTLCWGFTWYAIKLQLGAIPIEISIFYRFALAAAVLAAFMALTGRLRPVPWRAHPWIFLLGCGLFAINFILMYTASSYIASGIIAVLFTTSTIFNALGNWVFYGQRPGMRFVGGAILGLGGIVCLFANQLATLSHNAAAITGMACALGGTAVFAAGNMVSVKLHKMGIPTRDAVVRGMAYGAALLLVFSLLRGEVPVLPMDPYYIAGLLYLAIPGSIIAFLAYLALVNRVGAGKAAYVTVLFPVVALTVSTFLEGYIWTPTGAAGLALILLGNITIFARIPTRKRKIPAPEIAQ
- a CDS encoding adenylate/guanylate cyclase domain-containing protein produces the protein MQAKHEHRSELRRYVIAMAGMATIDFCFTGAYALISGHSSVLLRAVTLNIVILIGINALGATLLFRPINRAIKGLQYGHQTNLLAAKKRLNSLHVHSTLWAFCVGLIYCSAAFGSGVFLIHDPALASTVPLATRITAGLWFSFAYAAHFAIYAYFAALDRAETVRRNMFENWQVTFDPGQARIGPRLAIVFLLLTLISSLAILLDLTLFPEIRALQGLSIQQAVMLDVIATETAAILCLFFINRTLTRPIRYLRDAVQKIAQADFTARSPIASDDEIGQLAAEFNHMAAGLAERENMRRAFERYVSRDVVELALKREQNGDPRAAGELRFATVMFCDISDFTAMSEKLAPQQVISLLNDYFDQVNAPIRHHGGVVMNYVGDALHAAFNVLHDDPDHAIHALNAALVIRQITQNSRFGDNNLIMKTRIGIHSGPVVAGPVGSNDRIDFTIQGDTANLASRLENYNKETGTEILISKTTHDLIIANTGLQKDVSFIDLGEHAMRGRQKHIGLFTVADADMPARPAQS
- a CDS encoding AraC family transcriptional regulator, producing MLSFRNYRSETLTHSHDDFHQIIISHHGVLDLDVDGAGGEVRGRQIAFVPAGAKHAYRAQGMNRFLVIDLDAQLAENAGLEQLWRKAGGGAYLSVARDIRFGDLENLLAAKSSFGDTGLGSSCQIGAGFPLVSAANVDMALDGYANARSMTGQYNMLPFLTDLLRAAHMGPQVRSVRHDKQQEQEGGIPPRVARAMEWASARLGEPVSIAGMARIAALSESALFAAFERHIGCSPMRWLAALRLDCGRDLLTDHNNTDTIGEIARQAGFQDQAAFSRAFSRRFGLSPAQYRKQCRVCGT
- a CDS encoding DMT family transporter, which translates into the protein MSLLESKTRATLIGTIAVLLWALLALFTTQVKSIPPFQLVSLCFAIAAIFSGLWISRKGLSAFRALRQPVGAWVLSVGGLFGYHFFYFVALANAPAVDASLIAYLWPLFIVLLSALLPGERLRWFHIAGAICGLGGAAVLVSKGQGVRFDPAFAIGYGAALVCSILWSGYSVLNRRYRAVPVEAVCGFCAGAAILGFITHGLLETWVTPDATQWLAIAGLGLGPVGVAFFVWDYGTKHGDIQVLGVSAYAAPLLSTLILIAVGRAPASPAVIWGCLLIVGGALLASKNMLRRRPQKVT
- a CDS encoding AraC family transcriptional regulator; translation: MTTPRYQNYTVFNELKNNADIVSAGDFGDEISAVRWRRNSYAQSRYDNPDHHTLSLYLDGGTGILREQGAVPLSGDGPGRVCVMPAHVSSDWMVRGEVELFHLYIPVAAWNRAVIETLDKDPARIELTEKVFWIDPAVEKMVRRVIVPLDWSAPADRLVMSTAGYGLVGHLLSHYTAQKPGIINIRGGLSAVVRRRVTDYIAAHLERAITLDDLARVAGLSVFHFSRMFRVSLGEAPHQFVLRKRVEQSRHMLQDGQLGLAEIAVACGFSSQAHFTTRFGYIVGVSPARYRQIVRDNILGHDRMTNAL